The Chitinophagales bacterium genome has a window encoding:
- the bshC gene encoding bacillithiol biosynthesis cysteine-adding enzyme BshC, with the protein MQKTEISYEVAGILNNLIGDYVKGSKNINEFISHPFEFSAFEKIIAEKEKAYKNREILHTELLRQYNDFDCSDAVKQNIDLLKNENAFTITTAHQPNIFTGPLYSIYKAVSTIKLSRSLKKAFPDKDFVPVFWQGSEDHDFPEINHIQLFGNKIEWDFEHKGEAVGRMKTEGFVPLLEQIGEILGDRPYAEELNTLLKSAYDGKRSIADAYKYIMNQLLGAEGLLILNQDAEVLKKAYLHVLKTEINDEIVTKNVLPQIGQLEEKGYKVQASPRELNIFYIDQDNVRNRIVKSESGFSVLNTKSKWNSEVDLFQEMEEYPQRFSPNVFLRPLYQEQILPNLAYVGGQGELSYWMELKKLFDACETPFPILVLRNMLAIVNSSSCKKIKKLELTHKELFLDEATILKRFVKNHSDNPLELDREKAEFEKLYGKIKEKAISVDPSLGASVESIMQGQLKALSNIESKILRAEKKHFDIAQNQISSVKNALFPNGNLQERSENFMHFYSVYGKDFIKALLENLEPFEKSFYLLKDD; encoded by the coding sequence ATGCAGAAAACCGAAATCTCCTATGAAGTTGCCGGGATACTCAATAATTTGATTGGGGACTATGTGAAAGGCAGTAAAAATATCAACGAATTTATCAGCCATCCTTTTGAGTTTTCTGCTTTTGAAAAAATTATAGCAGAAAAAGAAAAGGCCTATAAAAACAGGGAAATCCTACATACTGAACTGCTGCGGCAATACAATGATTTTGATTGCAGCGATGCTGTAAAGCAGAATATTGATTTGCTGAAAAATGAAAATGCTTTTACAATTACTACAGCCCATCAGCCCAATATATTCACTGGCCCTTTGTACAGTATTTACAAAGCTGTTTCTACAATTAAGCTCTCACGTTCTTTAAAGAAAGCTTTTCCCGACAAAGATTTTGTGCCTGTATTCTGGCAGGGCTCTGAAGATCACGATTTTCCTGAGATCAACCATATTCAGTTGTTTGGGAATAAAATTGAATGGGATTTTGAACACAAAGGTGAAGCTGTAGGCCGGATGAAAACAGAGGGCTTCGTACCCCTTCTGGAGCAAATTGGAGAAATTCTGGGAGATCGGCCTTATGCTGAGGAACTCAACACACTTTTGAAATCTGCTTATGATGGCAAGCGAAGTATTGCTGATGCTTATAAATACATTATGAATCAGCTGCTTGGCGCAGAAGGTTTATTGATACTTAACCAGGATGCTGAAGTATTGAAGAAAGCATACCTGCATGTATTGAAAACAGAGATCAACGATGAAATTGTGACCAAAAATGTATTGCCGCAGATTGGGCAATTAGAGGAAAAAGGCTATAAAGTCCAGGCGAGTCCCCGTGAGCTGAACATTTTCTATATAGATCAGGACAATGTTAGAAACAGGATTGTGAAAAGCGAAAGCGGTTTTTCTGTTTTGAATACTAAATCGAAATGGAATTCTGAAGTAGATCTGTTTCAAGAAATGGAAGAGTATCCACAGCGCTTCAGTCCAAATGTGTTTTTACGCCCCCTTTACCAGGAGCAAATTTTGCCCAATCTGGCCTATGTTGGAGGGCAGGGTGAATTGTCCTATTGGATGGAATTGAAAAAGCTTTTTGATGCTTGCGAAACCCCTTTTCCTATACTGGTTTTGCGCAATATGCTGGCCATAGTCAATAGCAGTAGCTGTAAGAAAATCAAGAAATTAGAGCTTACACACAAAGAGTTGTTTTTGGATGAGGCCACAATACTCAAACGATTTGTTAAAAATCATTCTGATAATCCCCTGGAATTAGACCGTGAAAAAGCCGAGTTCGAAAAACTTTACGGGAAAATTAAGGAGAAAGCCATTTCAGTTGACCCATCGCTCGGGGCCAGTGTGGAAAGTATTATGCAGGGGCAGCTCAAAGCATTGAGCAATATTGAAAGCAAAATTCTAAGAGCGGAGAAAAAGCATTTTGATATTGCCCAAAACCAGATCAGCAGTGTAAAAAACGCATTATTTCCAAATGGGAATTTGCAGGAACGCAGTGAGAACTTTATGCATTTTTACAGTGTATATGGAAAGGATTTTATAAAAGCATTGTTGGAAAACCTGGAGCCTTTTGAAAAAAGCTTTTATTTGTTGAAAGATGATTGA
- a CDS encoding pyridoxine 5'-phosphate synthase — translation MTRLSVNINKVALVRNARGSNLPDLVQVAKDCERFGAEGITIHPRPDERHIKYRDAYDLKEVVTTELNIEGNPQKRFMNMVLEVKPEQCTLVPDASDQLTSDHGWDTVQHQSFLKDTIAQLHEQNIRVSIFIDPVPEMLEAAVDTGTDRIELYTGPYATTYDKDRELAVKAFREAALLCDELNLGINAGHDLNLKNLQYFKSQIPGLLEVSIGHALICDALYFGLENVVQMYLNRLS, via the coding sequence ATGACAAGATTAAGTGTAAACATCAATAAAGTAGCGTTGGTTAGAAATGCGAGAGGAAGCAATTTGCCAGATTTGGTACAGGTTGCCAAAGATTGTGAAAGGTTTGGTGCAGAAGGAATCACCATTCATCCCCGGCCAGATGAAAGACATATCAAGTACCGGGATGCTTATGATTTAAAAGAGGTTGTAACTACTGAATTGAACATTGAGGGCAACCCCCAAAAGCGCTTTATGAATATGGTGCTTGAAGTTAAGCCCGAACAATGCACACTTGTGCCTGATGCCAGCGACCAATTGACTTCCGATCACGGATGGGATACGGTGCAGCATCAAAGTTTTTTGAAGGATACTATCGCACAATTGCATGAGCAAAATATCCGTGTTTCTATTTTTATTGATCCGGTTCCTGAAATGCTGGAAGCCGCAGTTGATACAGGAACTGACAGAATTGAATTATATACCGGCCCTTATGCTACAACATACGATAAAGATCGGGAATTGGCTGTGAAAGCTTTTAGGGAAGCCGCATTACTTTGTGATGAACTAAATCTGGGCATAAATGCTGGCCATGATCTGAATTTGAAGAATCTGCAATACTTTAAAAGTCAAATTCCCGGCTTGTTAGAAGTTTCCATTGGCCATGCATTGATTTGTGATGCGCTTTACTTTGGACTGGAAAATGTAGTTCAGATGTATTTGAACAGGTTGAGTTAA
- a CDS encoding metallophosphoesterase: MKKLIIILMLSIFFNSDSNAQTLVRGPYLQVNTSNSIVVRWDTDSTTDSRVYYGKNLNNLDMNEVLSDKVIKHKVKLTNLEPNTKYYYSVGDSSGILSASEEAQHFYTAPIPGPESTDPIRIWAIGDFGKGNQGQKDVRDAYLNYLGDSLRTNVWLWLGDNAYDDGNEQEYSDKVFDETIYSSILKNMPFWPCPGNHDYNSVCPIICTENPTHHEGVYYNIVSVPEDGEAGGTPSGLPLYYSFDYGNIHFISLNSEIGSSVEDYDWTGIMSTAGWNNSPMKAWLEEDLDQNEQPWVIAFWHQVPFSKGSHDSDDQWELYMKGMRENVVPLLESYDVDMILCGHSHVYERSYMIKGFYGSSGDFDSSVHVINGLSGNPDLGEEYIKNVDLVGGNNGTMYVVSGNGGSSTSNPELNHPIMAAADGGSSAYGSVVIEVSGNQLDLIYLKSDSTIGDKFSIVKKGIPTSDGGAISNPKEQSNLNQLKVFPHPFTDYANVYYSLNKETDVQVELLDITGKKISTVFEGTLPAGPQNHYINSNSLGISKGMYLVTVNDGNETKIEKIVKVE, from the coding sequence ATGAAAAAGCTTATTATCATATTAATGCTCTCTATTTTTTTTAATAGCGACAGCAATGCCCAGACACTTGTAAGAGGCCCCTATTTACAAGTCAATACATCTAACAGTATAGTAGTGCGCTGGGATACAGATTCAACCACTGACAGCAGGGTGTATTATGGCAAAAACCTCAATAATTTAGACATGAATGAGGTACTAAGTGATAAAGTGATCAAACACAAGGTTAAATTGACCAACCTTGAACCCAATACAAAATACTATTACAGTGTTGGTGATTCTTCCGGGATTTTATCTGCTTCGGAAGAAGCACAACATTTTTACACTGCACCAATACCAGGACCGGAATCAACCGACCCTATAAGAATTTGGGCTATAGGTGATTTTGGAAAAGGCAACCAGGGACAAAAGGATGTACGAGATGCCTACCTCAACTATCTTGGAGATTCACTGAGAACAAATGTGTGGCTTTGGTTGGGCGATAATGCCTATGATGATGGCAATGAACAAGAATACAGCGACAAAGTTTTTGATGAAACTATCTACAGCAGTATATTAAAAAACATGCCCTTCTGGCCCTGCCCCGGTAATCACGATTATAATAGTGTTTGTCCTATTATATGTACAGAAAACCCAACTCATCACGAAGGCGTTTATTATAATATTGTAAGCGTACCTGAAGATGGAGAAGCAGGTGGAACACCTTCAGGACTCCCGCTATATTATTCATTCGATTATGGCAATATACATTTTATCTCTTTGAATTCGGAAATAGGCTCTTCAGTAGAAGACTATGACTGGACCGGGATTATGAGTACTGCGGGATGGAATAATTCCCCTATGAAAGCCTGGTTAGAAGAAGATTTGGATCAAAATGAGCAACCCTGGGTGATTGCATTCTGGCATCAAGTTCCATTTTCCAAAGGTTCTCATGATTCTGATGATCAATGGGAATTGTATATGAAAGGCATGCGTGAAAATGTAGTGCCATTGTTGGAAAGCTATGACGTGGATATGATCCTTTGTGGACATAGCCATGTTTATGAGCGCTCCTATATGATAAAAGGATTTTATGGAAGTTCAGGAGATTTTGATTCCTCAGTACATGTGATTAATGGATTAAGTGGCAATCCTGACCTTGGAGAAGAATACATAAAAAATGTTGATCTCGTTGGCGGCAATAATGGAACCATGTATGTGGTTTCCGGAAATGGAGGTAGCAGTACATCCAACCCAGAGTTAAATCATCCAATAATGGCCGCTGCTGATGGCGGATCAAGTGCTTATGGTTCTGTTGTAATTGAAGTTTCAGGCAATCAATTGGATCTGATTTACCTTAAATCTGACAGTACAATTGGAGATAAATTCAGTATAGTAAAAAAAGGCATTCCAACATCTGACGGGGGGGCGATTAGCAATCCTAAAGAACAAAGCAATCTCAATCAATTGAAAGTATTTCCACATCCTTTTACGGATTATGCCAATGTATATTACAGTCTGAATAAAGAAACGGATGTGCAGGTTGAATTGCTTGACATTACCGGCAAAAAAATCAGTACAGTATTTGAAGGAACGCTGCCTGCCGGACCTCAAAACCACTATATCAACTCTAATAGCTTGGGGATATCAAAAGGCATGTACTTGGTTACCGTTAATGATGGCAATGAAACGAAGATTGAAAAAATTGTAAAAGTGGAGTAG
- the gcvP gene encoding aminomethyl-transferring glycine dehydrogenase, translated as MKINLNASEKFVNRHIGPNKEETQKILNVIGVDSIDQLIEETIPASIRLEGEWDLPESISEYEFLRETKEKAAKNQVFKSYIGMGYYNTFTPTVIQRNIFENPGWYTQYTPYQAEIAQGRLEALINYQTMVSELTALPIANASLLDEGTAAAEAMSMFFGQRNKRKTEAPKFFVAENCLPQTIEVLKSRARFLEIELVIDAVENVNPDETFFGALLQYPDQEGAIFNYNDWIAAAKEKGVYIVMATDLMSLTLLTAPGELGADVAVGNTQRFGVPMGFGGPHAAFFATTEDFKRLVPGRIIGVSIDANDNPAYRMALQTREQHIRREKATSNICTAQALLAIMAGMYAVFHGPEGLKKTALKIHGLARELERQLKALGLSQKNEAYFDTLKIKTSKGEQEKIQKTAVNNKVNFRYFQDGSIAIAIDETTLPVDIDQIVSVFSNALGNDSSDAKTANELEITLDWQNSLIRNSNYLTQPIFNNYHSESQLLRYIKSLENKDLSLTHSMIALGSCTMKLNATTQLIPVSWPEFAALHPFVPKDQALGYYEIIEELEKYLNTITGFDATSLQPNSGAQGEYAGLLIIRAFQESKGEGQRNIVLIPSSAHGTNPASAVMAGMKVVVVKCDENGNIDLDDLKVKAEKYTENLSALMITYPSTHGVFEEHVKEVCASIHENGGQVYMDGANMNAQVGLTNPSIIGADVCHLNLHKTFAIPHGGGGPGMGPICVKAHLAPFLPGHHLVKTGGEQAINAISSAPFSSASILLISYAYIKLLGKGGLKSATEYAILNANYIKSRLQDSYDILYTGKNNRVAHELIVDFRKLKKSAQIEVEDVAKRLVDYGFHAPTMSFPVPGTMMIEPTESEDLAELDRFCEAFLSIKGEIEAIITGEADLEDNVLKHAPHTCEVITANAWKHKYAREKAAYPLPFVRDKKFWTPVGRINNSHGDRNLICTCPDMEAYMEEHTS; from the coding sequence GTGAAAATCAATCTTAACGCTAGCGAAAAGTTTGTCAATAGACATATTGGCCCTAATAAAGAAGAGACTCAAAAAATACTGAATGTTATTGGAGTTGATTCTATTGATCAATTAATTGAAGAAACAATTCCTGCCTCTATTCGCTTAGAAGGTGAATGGGATTTACCAGAAAGTATAAGCGAGTATGAATTTCTAAGAGAGACCAAAGAAAAAGCTGCTAAAAACCAGGTTTTCAAATCATACATTGGTATGGGGTATTATAACACCTTCACCCCTACTGTTATTCAGCGCAATATTTTTGAAAACCCGGGTTGGTACACCCAATATACCCCTTACCAGGCAGAAATTGCCCAGGGTAGATTAGAAGCACTGATCAATTACCAGACAATGGTGAGTGAGCTCACAGCATTGCCTATTGCCAATGCTTCCTTACTGGACGAAGGTACTGCTGCTGCCGAGGCCATGAGTATGTTTTTCGGACAGCGCAATAAAAGAAAAACTGAAGCCCCTAAATTTTTTGTTGCTGAAAATTGCCTGCCACAAACCATTGAAGTGCTAAAAAGCAGAGCCCGCTTTCTGGAAATTGAGCTGGTGATAGATGCCGTGGAAAATGTTAATCCTGACGAAACATTTTTTGGAGCGCTCTTGCAATACCCCGATCAGGAAGGGGCTATTTTCAACTACAATGACTGGATTGCAGCTGCAAAAGAAAAAGGCGTATATATTGTAATGGCAACAGATTTAATGAGCCTCACACTACTCACAGCTCCGGGTGAATTAGGTGCAGATGTGGCAGTTGGAAACACACAACGATTTGGGGTTCCTATGGGATTTGGCGGCCCTCATGCTGCTTTTTTTGCCACTACAGAAGATTTTAAACGGCTCGTCCCCGGTAGAATTATAGGCGTTTCTATAGATGCAAATGACAATCCTGCGTACAGAATGGCATTGCAAACAAGAGAGCAGCATATTCGCAGGGAAAAAGCCACTTCCAATATTTGTACTGCACAAGCATTGCTCGCAATTATGGCCGGTATGTATGCAGTTTTTCACGGGCCTGAAGGGTTGAAAAAAACAGCATTAAAAATTCATGGCCTTGCGCGTGAACTCGAAAGACAATTAAAAGCACTCGGTCTTAGTCAGAAAAACGAAGCCTATTTCGACACCCTAAAGATCAAAACCAGTAAAGGCGAACAAGAAAAAATACAAAAGACAGCAGTAAACAATAAAGTAAACTTCAGGTATTTTCAGGATGGAAGTATTGCTATAGCTATTGATGAAACTACTCTTCCAGTAGATATCGATCAAATTGTTTCTGTTTTTTCAAATGCATTGGGCAATGATTCCTCTGATGCAAAAACTGCCAATGAATTAGAGATCACCCTGGATTGGCAAAATTCCCTGATACGCAACAGCAATTATCTCACTCAGCCTATTTTTAACAATTATCATTCGGAAAGTCAGCTTTTGCGCTATATTAAATCTCTGGAAAATAAAGACCTCTCACTTACACATTCTATGATAGCACTTGGCAGCTGCACTATGAAACTCAATGCCACAACTCAGCTTATACCTGTTAGCTGGCCTGAATTTGCTGCCCTGCACCCTTTTGTGCCAAAAGATCAGGCATTGGGCTATTACGAGATAATAGAAGAACTGGAAAAATACCTCAATACCATTACCGGATTTGATGCCACTTCCCTGCAGCCCAACTCCGGTGCCCAGGGGGAATATGCAGGCCTCCTGATCATAAGGGCTTTTCAGGAATCAAAAGGTGAAGGACAGCGCAATATCGTTTTAATTCCCTCTTCTGCACATGGTACCAATCCTGCAAGTGCAGTAATGGCAGGTATGAAAGTGGTAGTGGTAAAATGCGATGAAAACGGCAATATTGACCTTGATGACCTTAAAGTTAAAGCTGAAAAATACACAGAAAACCTCAGCGCGCTGATGATCACTTATCCAAGCACACATGGGGTTTTTGAAGAGCATGTAAAGGAAGTATGTGCAAGTATTCACGAAAATGGCGGACAGGTGTACATGGATGGGGCCAATATGAATGCACAGGTTGGATTGACCAATCCATCAATTATCGGTGCGGATGTATGCCACCTCAATTTGCACAAAACATTTGCCATACCTCATGGCGGTGGCGGTCCGGGCATGGGGCCAATATGCGTGAAGGCGCATCTCGCTCCTTTTTTACCCGGGCATCACCTAGTTAAAACAGGAGGAGAACAGGCTATTAATGCCATTTCTTCTGCGCCTTTCAGCAGTGCAAGTATTTTACTGATATCTTATGCCTATATAAAACTATTGGGCAAAGGCGGTTTAAAATCTGCTACTGAATATGCCATTCTAAATGCCAACTATATCAAAAGTCGGCTTCAGGACAGCTATGATATACTTTATACCGGTAAAAATAACCGGGTAGCACATGAGTTGATCGTGGATTTCAGAAAATTGAAAAAATCAGCACAAATAGAAGTGGAAGATGTAGCTAAAAGGTTAGTTGATTATGGTTTTCATGCACCTACAATGTCATTTCCAGTACCCGGAACAATGATGATTGAACCTACAGAAAGTGAAGATCTTGCAGAGTTAGACCGTTTTTGTGAAGCATTTCTTTCCATTAAAGGAGAAATTGAAGCAATAATAACCGGTGAGGCAGACCTGGAAGACAATGTGCTGAAACATGCACCACATACCTGTGAAGTAATTACCGCCAATGCCTGGAAACACAAATATGCCCGTGAAAAAGCAGCCTATCCACTGCCCTTTGTGCGCGATAAAAAATTCTGGACTCCTGTTGGTAGAATCAACAATTCACATGGTGATAGAAACCTGATTTGTACTTGCCCGGATATGGAAGCATATATGGAAGAGCATACATCATGA
- a CDS encoding CAP domain-containing protein produces MLQALTFLFLLFPVFLIQDNEVVDVRVSDPDAPPAEQIKAYNALPGAYSDEVYKDLNIENFESLPVFNREIDYTEMDYTVLNVCIVMYTNKYRNSKGLPALEFRQILRDAAVYHTLQMVNKRFYGHENPHQRKFKTVVDRLGFLGFEGRNMAENLARDFIHHYNEKSPYWYDQKPDGKNDFYYGDNQEVKGLIVPKTYRELAKTIVAKWVRSPQHRQNILNKDYTWVGVAALIDFVNVETNKLPKVFVTQVLGG; encoded by the coding sequence ATGCTTCAAGCCCTGACATTTCTTTTTTTATTATTCCCTGTATTTCTTATTCAAGATAATGAAGTAGTAGATGTAAGGGTATCTGACCCTGATGCTCCTCCTGCGGAGCAAATTAAAGCATACAATGCCTTACCGGGAGCTTATTCTGATGAGGTTTATAAAGATTTGAATATTGAAAATTTTGAGTCCTTACCGGTGTTCAACAGGGAGATTGACTATACTGAAATGGATTACACTGTTTTGAATGTTTGTATAGTAATGTACACCAATAAATACAGAAACTCCAAGGGTTTACCCGCCCTTGAATTCAGACAGATTTTGAGAGATGCTGCTGTGTACCATACGCTGCAAATGGTGAATAAAAGATTTTATGGACATGAAAATCCACATCAGCGCAAATTTAAAACAGTGGTGGACAGGCTTGGTTTTCTGGGTTTTGAAGGACGCAATATGGCTGAAAACCTGGCACGTGATTTTATTCATCACTACAATGAAAAAAGCCCGTATTGGTATGATCAAAAACCGGATGGTAAAAATGATTTCTACTATGGCGATAATCAGGAAGTTAAGGGCTTAATCGTGCCAAAGACTTATCGTGAACTGGCTAAAACTATTGTTGCCAAATGGGTGCGATCGCCACAACATCGGCAGAATATTTTAAACAAAGATTATACATGGGTAGGTGTTGCAGCATTGATTGATTTTGTGAATGTTGAAACGAACAAATTGCCCAAGGTTTTTGTAACACAGGTACTGGGAGGATAA
- a CDS encoding carboxypeptidase-like regulatory domain-containing protein, with protein MKITTLALIILIGFSTFELFAQKKKKQVIQFSGVVLTSDSLQGIPYASVLIKGTGNGTIANHQGFFSLVANAGDSIRFSALGFLPNVYVIPDTLSDTKYSVIELLSRDTIYLPETVINPWPTPEQFRQAFLSLNISDDDWERARKNLDQERMKELGDIMAYDADENQDFYLRNEAYKYSYAGQVPPMNIFNPLAWSQFIDAWRSGAFKRDK; from the coding sequence ATGAAAATTACAACACTTGCTTTAATAATATTGATCGGATTTTCAACATTTGAGCTTTTTGCACAAAAGAAAAAAAAACAAGTCATACAGTTCTCAGGAGTGGTTTTGACAAGTGACAGTTTGCAGGGTATTCCTTATGCAAGTGTTTTGATCAAAGGAACGGGAAACGGAACGATAGCCAATCATCAGGGTTTCTTTTCGCTTGTGGCCAATGCTGGTGATTCCATTCGCTTTAGTGCGCTGGGATTTTTGCCAAATGTTTATGTGATTCCAGATACATTGAGCGATACAAAATATTCTGTTATCGAGCTTTTGAGCAGGGATACTATTTATTTGCCAGAAACAGTAATCAATCCCTGGCCTACACCGGAGCAATTTCGCCAGGCATTTCTTTCGCTTAATATCTCAGATGATGACTGGGAAAGAGCACGTAAAAACCTCGATCAGGAGCGCATGAAAGAGCTGGGTGATATTATGGCCTATGATGCCGATGAAAACCAGGATTTTTATTTGCGCAATGAAGCATACAAATACAGCTATGCCGGTCAGGTTCCGCCAATGAATATTTTCAACCCGCTTGCCTGGTCACAATTTATAGATGCATGGAGAAGCGGTGCCTTTAAGCGGGATAAATAG
- a CDS encoding solute:sodium symporter family transporter: MELNTLDLVCFVGFIVLVIVVSLYAGRKEDNSQDYFLAGRKLSWWLIGLSLIASNISSEHFVGMSGKGYSLGLAIASYEWMAAITLILVALFFLPRFLKIGIYTIPEYLEYRYNRTARTIMAVFMMVFYVMVTLATVLYSGALALYSIFDFPIVKGVWLIGVISGLYTAYGGLKAVVWSDLIQGTTLMIGGLVVLFLGFEAVGGWESFVANSEDKLHTVLPWDHPEMPWVAVFIGGLWLPNIFYWGLNQFITQRTLGAKSIDEGQKGILFGATLKLLIPFIVVFPGIMAYQLYADQIEIADAAYPVLLKNLLPSGLFGVMFAALFGAVLSTMDSLLNSAAAIFTLDIYKTYINPEAKNRNIVRTGRIVTLVLVLAACLWAPVIGGFGSLYDYIQKFWGLIQPGIVAAFVFGILWKKVSPPAAIGGMLLNIPVYAGCLIMDEFLPAGEKIAFLHYMAITFVIISLYIIIVSSIWPNTKTIVMPERKEHLNFKTSLFVKVWSVLVFLATLTLYVIFY, translated from the coding sequence ATGGAGCTGAATACTTTAGACCTAGTTTGTTTTGTTGGATTTATTGTACTGGTTATTGTTGTATCGCTCTATGCCGGGCGCAAGGAAGACAATTCACAAGACTATTTTCTGGCAGGTCGGAAGTTGAGTTGGTGGCTGATTGGACTTTCTCTTATAGCCTCGAATATTTCCTCTGAACATTTTGTCGGCATGTCTGGCAAAGGCTATAGCCTTGGTTTAGCCATAGCAAGCTATGAATGGATGGCCGCTATCACGCTTATTTTGGTGGCTTTGTTTTTTTTGCCACGCTTTCTCAAAATTGGTATTTATACCATTCCCGAATACCTGGAATATCGCTACAATAGAACTGCCCGAACCATTATGGCCGTTTTTATGATGGTGTTTTATGTGATGGTGACTTTGGCAACGGTATTGTATTCAGGTGCCCTGGCCTTATATTCTATTTTTGATTTTCCTATTGTAAAAGGTGTTTGGCTAATCGGTGTGATTTCCGGTCTTTATACGGCTTATGGAGGCTTAAAGGCAGTTGTCTGGTCGGATTTAATCCAGGGAACTACACTTATGATTGGTGGTTTGGTGGTGTTGTTTCTCGGATTTGAAGCAGTAGGAGGTTGGGAAAGTTTTGTGGCAAATTCTGAGGACAAACTCCATACTGTCCTGCCCTGGGATCATCCAGAAATGCCCTGGGTAGCTGTGTTTATTGGAGGCTTGTGGTTGCCCAATATTTTTTATTGGGGTTTGAACCAGTTTATTACACAGCGGACACTGGGTGCAAAAAGCATTGATGAGGGGCAGAAAGGCATTCTTTTTGGAGCGACCTTAAAACTCCTGATTCCATTCATTGTGGTTTTTCCGGGTATTATGGCTTATCAGCTTTATGCCGATCAGATAGAGATAGCTGATGCAGCTTATCCTGTATTGCTGAAAAATCTATTGCCTTCCGGTCTTTTTGGAGTTATGTTTGCCGCACTTTTTGGAGCGGTATTGAGCACTATGGATTCGCTGTTAAACTCTGCTGCTGCAATTTTCACCCTGGATATTTACAAGACTTATATAAACCCGGAAGCCAAGAACCGCAATATTGTGCGAACAGGTCGTATTGTTACACTAGTTTTGGTATTGGCAGCCTGTTTATGGGCGCCCGTAATTGGTGGTTTTGGCAGTCTTTACGATTATATTCAAAAGTTCTGGGGATTGATTCAGCCCGGAATTGTAGCGGCTTTTGTATTTGGTATTTTATGGAAGAAAGTAAGTCCTCCAGCTGCAATTGGCGGTATGCTGCTCAATATTCCTGTTTATGCAGGCTGTCTGATTATGGATGAATTTTTACCTGCTGGTGAAAAAATTGCTTTTTTGCACTACATGGCCATTACCTTTGTAATTATTTCGCTGTATATTATAATTGTAAGCAGTATTTGGCCCAATACTAAAACTATAGTGATGCCAGAAAGAAAAGAACATTTGAATTTTAAAACATCACTTTTTGTAAAAGTGTGGAGTGTCTTGGTTTTTTTAGCTACACTTACGCTTTATGTTATTTTTTATTGA
- a CDS encoding inositol oxygenase family protein, which translates to MEISKQNTGKVFRNYSTGEQEIMAAIRDNYRKMRSRQTLGYVQCMHKKYLTFDRPMHIWDAIEKLNEFVDLSDPDINLPNALHLFQTAEAIRKDGRPDWMQLVGLIHDLGKILFVKGCDQDGTSIKEQWGLVGDIFLVGCALPDSCVYPEYNKENPDMQNPAYNSELGIYLENCGIDNCWKAWGHDEYFYWVLKQHKACEIPEPGMIMIRYHSFYPWHTEGSYRHLMNEKDEQYLEWVRDFNKYDLYTKSQDTFDIAQLKSYYQPIIEKYLGTEPVYF; encoded by the coding sequence ATGGAAATTTCAAAACAAAACACAGGTAAAGTTTTTAGGAATTACAGCACTGGCGAGCAGGAAATTATGGCGGCTATCAGGGACAATTACAGAAAAATGCGTAGCCGCCAAACCCTGGGTTATGTGCAGTGTATGCATAAGAAATACCTCACTTTTGACCGCCCCATGCATATTTGGGATGCCATTGAGAAGCTGAATGAATTTGTTGATCTGAGTGATCCTGATATCAATTTGCCCAATGCCCTGCATTTGTTCCAAACTGCTGAAGCCATTCGCAAAGACGGGCGTCCTGATTGGATGCAATTGGTTGGTTTAATCCATGACCTGGGAAAGATCTTATTTGTAAAGGGTTGTGATCAAGACGGCACCTCAATTAAGGAACAATGGGGACTTGTGGGTGATATATTTCTTGTGGGTTGCGCTTTGCCCGATTCCTGTGTTTACCCGGAATACAATAAGGAAAATCCGGACATGCAAAACCCAGCATACAATTCTGAGCTTGGTATTTACCTGGAAAACTGCGGAATAGACAATTGCTGGAAAGCCTGGGGGCATGACGAATATTTTTACTGGGTATTAAAGCAGCACAAAGCCTGTGAAATTCCCGAGCCGGGAATGATTATGATTCGCTATCATTCTTTTTATCCCTGGCATACAGAAGGCAGTTACCGACATTTAATGAATGAAAAAGATGAGCAATACCTGGAGTGGGTCAGGGATTTTAATAAATATGACCTCTATACCAAATCGCAGGATACTTTTGATATAGCGCAACTCAAATCCTATTATCAGCCGATTATAGAAAAGTATTTGGGAACTGAGCCAGTTTATTTTTAG